ATCGGCATCATTTTGCCATTAATCGCTACAACCGCCTCTTTCAACAGTTACTAGTGCCAGCCGTCGAGTCACACTATGCGTGAGTTATTATTAAAATGCCGGGCTTTTGTGCTTTACACAGGCATTTTCAGTTTTGTCATTAATATTTTATTACTGACACCGATCGTTTTTTTAATCAATGCACTAGACCGCGTGCTCTCCAGCCGCAGCCTGGAAACCTTGTTTATGCTCGCCATTATGGCCGTGTCTGCGCTTATGATAGAGGCGTTTCTGGAAAACGTGCGCACCAGGCTGCTCAGCCGTTTCAGCTTGACCCTGCACCGTTTGCTTGGCGTATCAACTTTAAAAAAAATACTGGAGATCAGGCAAAAGGACAATCAGACCCGTTATGCCATGGAAGACGTCGATACTTTACAGAATTTTATTACCACCACAGGCGTTAAGGCCTTATTTGATTTACCGTGGCTGCCGTTCTATTTAATTATTCTGTACTTTTTTCATCCTTTTCTTTGTTTATACGCGATTATTGTCGTATTGATATTACTCGCACTAGCCTACTGGGAGCATAGAGCGACTCGTCACAATCAGATGCAAGTCAGCGCCTATTCACGCGGCGCGCGCAATTTTCTCGATTTGGCGTTCAGCAATAACGAAGTAGTCAACGCGCTCGGCATGCAGGATCGCATTGCCAAACGCTGGTGGTTGATTAATGAAGACTATCTGGACCGCAAAAACCGGGTCGAGAATCAAATTGCTATGATTCAATCCATAACGCAATTTGTACGCACCAATATAACCATTTTCAGCTTGAGCATCGGCGCCTACCTGGTTATTCATGAAAACCTGTCGCCCGGCATTATGATCGGCGCGAATATCCTGATGGGCCGCACCATCGCCCCCATCAGCTCACTGATTTCCGCCGGCAAATCCTTTATCGATGCCAAAGCCGCTTATAACAGGCTCGATGCGTTGCTGAAAGACTCGGCAGCGACCAATAA
This is a stretch of genomic DNA from Methylobacter sp. YRD-M1. It encodes these proteins:
- a CDS encoding type I secretion system permease/ATPase produces the protein MRELLLKCRAFVLYTGIFSFVINILLLTPIVFLINALDRVLSSRSLETLFMLAIMAVSALMIEAFLENVRTRLLSRFSLTLHRLLGVSTLKKILEIRQKDNQTRYAMEDVDTLQNFITTTGVKALFDLPWLPFYLIILYFFHPFLCLYAIIVVLILLALAYWEHRATRHNQMQVSAYSRGARNFLDLAFSNNEVVNALGMQDRIAKRWWLINEDYLDRKNRVENQIAMIQSITQFVRTNITIFSLSIGAYLVIHENLSPGIMIGANILMGRTIAPISSLISAGKSFIDAKAAYNRLDALLKDSAATNKALTLPTPLGNLSVERVFFFLNRDRNILNGVSFSLNAGECLAVIGSSASGKTTLARLLTGYYKPNDGFVRLDGADVSQWSKNGLGAMIGYLPQDVQLFSGTVAENIARLEPVKEHEHEIIHAAKRVGIHDMILKLPQGYDTDIGEKGNKLSGGQRQRLGLARAIFDDPKFLVLDEPNSNLDGEAELELLRLLNTLKRQGTTIVVVTHKPNLVEAADKILVLHEGNVIKFGPKIDVLSQKTGTLSQIELA